A segment of the Plasmodium vinckei vinckei genome assembly, organelle: mitochondrion genome:
ATATTTTTCTGTTGGAATTTTATTTACATTTAATCCAATAATATTATTAATATTTGTATATTCAATTAGAGAGAGTTTATATTCAACATTTTCTTCTTTAGCATCTGGAATGTTAGCAATTATTATTTCTGAAGCTTTATTATTTATAACTTATTTTTGGGGAATATTACATTTTTGTTTATCCCCTTATCCATTATATAATGAAGGAATTATAATTACATCATCTAGAATGTTAATATTAACAATTACATTTATATTAGCTAGTGCATCATGTATGACAGCATGTTTACAATTCCTTATAGAAAAAGGTATGAGTTTTGAAATATCTAGTATTGTTTGTATTATTTACTTACTTGGTGAATGCTTTGCATCATTACAAACTACTGAATACTTACATTTAAGTTATTATATAAATGACGCTGTATTAGGAACTTTATTTTATTGTGTAACTGGTTTACACTTTACACATGTAATAGTTGGTTTAATATTATTACTAATATACTTTATAAGAATAGTAGATCAATATGATGTAAATACAGAATGGTCTTACTCATATATAGGAATATCTTATGTTATTTTAACTCATACAGATCAAATGACTCTTTTATATTGGCATTTTGTCGAAATTGTATGGTTATTTATAGAGTTCTTCTTTTATTCAGAATAGAACATATATGTCCTGTTTCGATTATACTGTCTAACTTAGACAATACATATTTGTGTAAAAAGCTAGAGTACGTAAGGAAAAGGAAAGGTTAACCGCTATCAATGGCGAGAAGGGAAGTGTGTTTCCATAGAAACCTTCATATAGACTATGCTGACTTGAGTAATGATAAATTGTTAGTATCAGCTATCCATAGTTTACTGATTCCGTTTTGACCGGTCATTATTCTTTGCCTGGAGGTTACGTCCATACAGTTATAAGCAAGTGGAATGTTAGAAGCAAACACTAGCGGTGGAACACATTGTTTCATTCGATAGTAAACGCTATACCTTACCAATCTATTTGAATTTGAATAAGATTCCAATGGAATGAGAGTTCACCGTTAGAAGCGATGCGTGAGCTGGGTTAAGAACGTCTTGAGGCAGTTTGTTCCCTATCTACCGTTTTATTTTTGTATGGTTGATGACACGTAAGTTCTATGAAAGAGTATA
Coding sequences within it:
- a CDS encoding cytochrome c oxidase subunit 3, which produces MLAIIISEALLFITYFWGILHFCLSPYPLYNEGIIITSSRMLILTITFILASASCMTACLQFLIEKGMSFEISSIVCIIYLLGECFASLQTTEYLHLSYYINDAVLGTLFYCVTGLHFTHVIVGLILLLIYFIRIVDQYDVNTEWSYSYIGISYVILTHTDQMTLLYWHFVEIVWLFIEFFFYSE